In Ammoniphilus sp. CFH 90114, a genomic segment contains:
- a CDS encoding LysR family transcriptional regulator, giving the protein MELSWLNTFITAAEEGNFRKTAERLHLAQSTVTLHIQNLEDKLETQLFDRVGRSVQLNPTGLGFLEYAKTIMETYNGSVEYVARRLQGYQETIKISVSTLVATTYLPRWIRDFRKVNPETEFSIEVTDSRSVVASVINQECDIGISRIPAVQEQLESIELYNDPIVLVGPHGVGVRNEREVSTNDIFRENLLFTNNHPLYWDDLLFQLRRHVSNVRTMKVNKVHVSIEWIKEGMGISFLPLTTVKDQIEKGNIEMIPFPYFSLPSAHTYLLTRKNQNQTINTFIDLISRKEINDKTGV; this is encoded by the coding sequence TTGGAACTTAGTTGGCTAAATACATTTATAACGGCTGCAGAAGAGGGAAATTTCAGGAAAACTGCGGAGAGACTCCATCTTGCCCAGTCAACGGTCACGCTTCATATTCAAAATCTTGAAGACAAGCTCGAAACTCAGCTGTTCGACCGCGTCGGTAGGTCAGTTCAGTTAAATCCAACAGGACTTGGATTCTTAGAGTACGCCAAAACCATTATGGAGACCTACAACGGGAGCGTAGAATATGTCGCAAGGCGTCTTCAGGGTTACCAGGAAACGATCAAAATCTCTGTATCTACACTCGTTGCAACAACCTATCTTCCCAGGTGGATTAGAGATTTTCGCAAAGTGAATCCAGAAACAGAGTTCTCCATTGAAGTAACGGATTCGAGGTCAGTCGTAGCGAGCGTGATCAATCAGGAGTGTGACATCGGCATTAGCCGAATTCCCGCCGTACAGGAACAATTGGAAAGTATTGAACTATATAACGACCCCATTGTTCTCGTTGGTCCACACGGCGTGGGTGTACGAAATGAAAGAGAGGTAAGTACGAACGACATCTTCAGAGAAAATTTACTGTTCACCAATAACCATCCGCTATACTGGGATGACCTATTGTTTCAGCTTCGGCGACACGTATCTAATGTGAGAACCATGAAGGTAAACAAGGTACACGTTTCCATTGAATGGATTAAGGAAGGGATGGGCATATCCTTTCTTCCGCTCACAACAGTGAAAGACCAGATCGAGAAGGGAAATATCGAGATGATTCCTTTTCCATACTTCTCTCTCCCGTCTGCACACACCTATTTATTGACACGGAAGAATCAAAACCAGACAATCAATACCTTTATCGACCTAATATCAAGGAAAGAAATTAACGATAAGACAGGCGTCTAG
- a CDS encoding Fe-S-containing hydro-lyase has protein sequence MAKVYLQTPLTMEDVLNLQAGDEVFLNGIIYVARDAAHKRFLELLDKNQPLPLDLKDQIIFYAGPTPPKPGQVIGSIAPTTASRMDPYTPAMFEYGVKGVIGKGPRGQKVKDACIDHQALCFSAVGGLSALLSDKIQSAEVVAYEDLGPEAIRQLIVKDFPVMVVYDAHGNDLYEQEIAKYRTM, from the coding sequence ATGGCCAAGGTCTATTTACAAACGCCGCTTACGATGGAGGATGTTTTAAATTTACAGGCAGGAGATGAAGTTTTCCTCAATGGAATCATATATGTAGCGAGAGACGCAGCCCATAAGCGGTTTCTCGAGCTGTTGGACAAGAATCAACCCCTTCCTTTGGATCTAAAAGACCAAATCATCTTTTACGCAGGGCCTACACCGCCTAAACCCGGTCAAGTGATTGGATCCATCGCTCCTACAACGGCTTCCCGCATGGACCCTTACACACCGGCCATGTTTGAATACGGGGTTAAGGGTGTGATTGGAAAAGGGCCGCGGGGTCAAAAGGTAAAAGATGCGTGCATAGATCACCAAGCCCTTTGTTTTTCTGCCGTTGGCGGACTATCCGCCCTCCTAAGTGATAAAATCCAATCCGCAGAAGTAGTGGCATATGAAGATCTGGGCCCAGAAGCCATTCGTCAACTTATTGTTAAGGATTTCCCGGTTATGGTTGTCTATGATGCACACGGTAACGATCTTTATGAACAGGAGATCGCAAAGTATCGGACAATGTAG
- a CDS encoding fumarate hydratase, which yields MRNISVEQIRDAVAVLCWEACYYLPEDIVEGFHKALETEQSPLGKSILEQLIENAQLAAKEDRPYCHDTGLTVVYAEVGQDVHIMGGDFEGAIHDGIRKGYKEGYLRNSIVGDPLLRVNTNDNTPGVIHTRIVPGDNIKLTVLPKGGGSENMSAMKFLLPGEGVAGVKKFVLDTIEAAGGRACPPIVVGVGIGGSFDKVTEIAKEAALREVGAYHHEPHIAQLEKELLEEINKLGIGPQGLGGTNTALWVAAETYGCHITALPVAVNIQCHAARKKSYVL from the coding sequence ATGAGGAACATTTCTGTAGAACAAATTCGCGATGCTGTTGCTGTACTTTGCTGGGAGGCTTGTTATTACCTGCCAGAAGACATTGTGGAAGGATTCCATAAGGCTCTGGAAACCGAACAATCTCCACTGGGGAAATCGATCCTTGAGCAGCTCATTGAAAACGCTCAATTAGCAGCCAAAGAAGACAGACCTTACTGCCACGATACAGGGCTTACCGTTGTTTATGCGGAGGTGGGCCAGGATGTACACATCATGGGAGGAGATTTTGAAGGCGCGATTCATGATGGCATTCGAAAAGGCTACAAAGAGGGATACCTTCGCAATTCAATCGTAGGGGATCCATTACTCCGAGTTAATACAAACGATAATACCCCAGGTGTGATACACACCAGAATCGTTCCTGGTGACAACATTAAACTTACCGTGCTGCCTAAGGGGGGCGGAAGTGAGAATATGAGTGCCATGAAATTCTTGCTCCCTGGAGAAGGGGTGGCAGGGGTGAAGAAATTTGTATTGGACACGATTGAAGCTGCTGGCGGAAGAGCGTGTCCCCCTATCGTCGTGGGAGTGGGTATCGGCGGGAGCTTCGATAAAGTAACGGAGATTGCAAAAGAAGCCGCACTGCGTGAAGTGGGTGCTTATCATCATGAACCGCATATTGCTCAGCTAGAGAAAGAATTATTGGAAGAGATCAACAAGCTGGGTATTGGTCCGCAGGGACTGGGTGGTACGAATACGGCATTATGGGTAGCTGCTGAAACCTATGGATGCCATATTACAGCTCTTCCAGTTGCCGTGAATATCCAGTGCCATGCTGCACGTAAAAAATCATACGTACTTTAA